The stretch of DNA GCCGAACGCAACGACCCACGCCTGGCCGACCGCGTCTGGGTCGACAAGCTGAGCCGCCAGCTGGCGCGCCACACCCGGGTGATGCATGAGCACCGTTTCGCCCACAACGACCTGAAATGGCGCAACCTGCTGGTCGACGACCTGGGCACGCTATTTTTCATCGACTGCCCGACCGGCGACTTCTGGCGTGGTTTCATGTGGCGTCACCGCATGATCAAAGACCTGGCCTGCCTGGACAAGGTGGCCAAATATCACCTGTCGGCGACCCAGCGCCTGCGTTTCTACCTGCAGTACCGTGGGCGCCAGCGCCTGAATGTGCGCGACAAGCGGCGCATTCGCCAGGTGCTGAGCTTCTTCGAGGGAAGGGAATGACCGATTACCTGGCCAGCGCGGACCTCGCGCTGCTCAAACGCCATGGCTTGAACGACTTCGAAGCGCTGTGGGCGCTGCAACTCGACGCCGTGGACGAACCCAATACTGGCCGCGGTGGCTGGAGCAGCGTCTACCGCCTGGAGCTCGAAGGCAAAGGCTACTACCTCAAGCGCCAGAGCGACTACCTGACCCGCACCTTGCACCGGCCGTTTGGCGAACCGACCTTCGCCCGCGAGTTCCGCAACATCAGCCGCTACCAGAAGCTGCACATTCCGGCTTTGCAGGCCGTGTTCTACGGCGAACGCAAGCACAAAGGCCAGCACCGGGCGATCCTGATGACCCGTGCGCTGGACGAATGGAGCGACCTGGAGGGCCTGCTGGCCCAGTGGCCGCAGCTCGCCGAGGGCGCCCAGGCGGGCATCCTCAAGGCCTGCGGCCAGTTGGCGCGCACCCTGCACGGTGCCGGCCAGGTGCACGGTTGCTTCTATCCCAAGCACATCTTCCTGCGCCAACGCCGCGAAGGCTGGGATGCGCAGCTGATCGACCTGGAAAAGACCCGGCCACTGCTGTTTGGCATGCGTGACCGCCTGCGGGACCTTGAGCCGCTGCTGCGCCGTGCCCCCGCCTGGGGCGAGGCAGATGTTCGCCAGTTGCTGGCCGCCTACCTGCAGCAGCCTGCTGACAGCGCACTGGTCGGTACCTGGCTGCAACGCCTGACGCAACGCCGTCGTGAAAAAGAGGCCCGCTGATGCGTTTGTCTGAACTCAAGGCGGCCGGGCGCAGCCCGTCGCTCCCCCTGAGCATTACCCTGGCCGATGCCGCCGGCACGGCTGACCTGCAGTTGTTCAGCCTGCTGCGGGTGCTGCCCGGTCAGCGCTATGTCGGCGCTGGCATCTGGCGCGGCACCCCGGTGCTGGCCAAGCTGCTGGTTGGCGGCAATGCCGCACGGCACTTCCAGCGCGAGCTGGATGGCGTGAAGCTACTGGCCAAAGAAGGCCTGACCACACCACAACTGCTTGCCGACGGCCTCAAGGAAGGCGAGGGTGGCTGGCTGCTGTTCGAGTTCCTCGACGGAGCCGAAAGCCTGGCCGATGCCTGGGCAGCGGTAGAGGATCTGCCGGTGCTGGCTGACGAGCAGCACCTGGTGCTGGGCGAAGCCCTCACTGCCGTGGCGCAGATGCATGCACAAGGCCTGTGGCAGGAAGACCTGCACCTGGACAACCTGTTGCGTCACGACGGCAAGCTGTACCTGATCGACGGCGCCGGCATCAAGGCCGAGACGCCCGGCCAGCAACTTTCACGCCCGCGCGTGCTGGAGAACCTCGGGGTGTTCTTCGCCCAGTTGCCCAAGCGCCTGGAGCCGTTCATCGAAGAGTTGCTGGTGCATTACCTGCTGGCCAACGCCGAGCATGCGCTGCCGCTGGAAGCGCTGCAGAAGCAGGTGGACAAGGTGCGCAGCTGGCGGCAGAAGGACTACCTGGAAAAGGCTGGTCGCGAGTGCAGCCTGTTCAGTGTCGAACGTAGCCTTTCAGGCCTGCGGGCGATTCGTCGCAATGAAGTGGATGCCATGCTGCCGGTGCTGGAGCAGGCGGATGAACTGATCGACAAGGGCCACCTGTACAAAACTGGTGGTGCCGCCAGCGTGGCGCGTATCGAGGTAAACGGCCGCAAGCTGGTACTCAAGCGCTACAACATCAAGAACACCGCGCACTGGTTCAAGCGCTTCTGGCGCCCGAGCCGGGCTTGGCACTCGTGGATCGAGGGGCACCGCCTGGAGTTCCTCGACATCGCCACGCCCAAACCCTTGGCAGTGCTGGAGCAGCGCGTAATGGGCCTGCGCAGCCGTGCCTTCCTGGTTACCGAGTACGCTGACGGCCCGGACCTGACTGCGTGCTTTGCACCTTATGTGGAAAACGGTGATGCCCCCGAAGAGCAGGTTGATGCCCTGGTGCACCTGATGCAGCAGCTGATCCGCGAGCGCATCAGCCATGGCGACTTCAAAGGCCATAACCTGTTCTGGCAGAACGGCCAGTGGTCGCTGATCGACCTCGATGCCATGTGCCAGCATGCCACCCAGCTCAGCTTAGCGCCGGCCTATGCTCGTGACCGCGCACGGCTGCTGCGTAATTGGCCCAAGAACAGTGCCTTGTACCAGCGTCTGGATCAACTACTGCCGCGGTTGTCGGAGTAAGCCGACGGTAGTGTCAGCCAGTTGCTGCTGCGGCCGGTCTGGCGCACGCGGATACGCCATTCATCGTCGCGCCGGCGCAGCACCGCCCAAGCGGGGACGGTGCCGCGCAGTTGTTCAGGCAATATCAGATGGTAATGGCCTGCAAGCAGGTGGCGTCGTACGGGAAGCTGATGCGTACCTAGCAGCACGTAGGACAGGGTGTTGTCCTGCAGGAGGTTTGCATCGTCTTCGTCTGGGCTGCCTTGCCTCGGCGAAGCCAGGCGACAGTCATCCAGTAGTTGTTGGATATCTGGCAGGCCGTCATACCAGAGGAAGGGCGAGTCGATTACCCAACTGCCATCCAGGCAGCGCTTGATGGGCAGCTTCAGGTACGCATTTGGCATGTCCGGGTCGATGGCGCGCCAGCGAGTACCGTCGAAGCTGACATTGTATAAGCGGCCTAGGTTGTCTTTGACGTAATACTGGGACAGGCCGGTGCCTGGGGATGCCTGCTCGTAGACGGCCTCGCCATGCAGGCCATCGATCTTGTAACGCAACTTGGCCGCCTCGGTTACCGCTTCGTAGTGCGGTGGCAGCGGTACGGGAGGCGGTTTTGGGAGCCCACGCATCACCCGTCGCATCAACCCTGACCCCGCCATGTCGTTGAGCCCGGCAGTTGCATGCCCGAGTGCGGCGACGGCGTGGTGAAGTGCTGCATCGTGGTCGTCACGTTCAAAAGCTTCAAAACCATCCCAGATTGAAATGCCCATACGACCGAATGCCAGTGCGATCGTGCCAGCATGCGGAAGCACCAACGTGACGATATCCAGCAATAGTCTCAGCACGTTGACCGAGAACTCTCCCAGTAGTTCTTCATTGCTACGGGTGGATGCATTGGTTTGTGCGATCAGTGCCTGGACCTCTGCGCGGTAGAGCCGGTGGTAGAGGTTGCCAGTGATTGTTTGAAGCTCGATGTAGGATGACAGCCGACCTTTTGCAAGGCGCTTTTCGAGGGCTTTGGCATTACCTAATGGCAAGCGCTGGATCACATAGTTGCGTAGTTGCGCATCGCTGCGCAATGCTCTGACGAGTGCCCGCGTATTGCGGTATTCACGCCAGGGGCGGCGGTCAGGGGCATCAGGGCAGTAGGCGACGATACGGTGGGTGTTTTCTGGTGAAACGAGCAGGAAGACCCCTTGCACGGTTTCACCATGAATCAGGATCTGGCGAGCAATGACTTGTTGTTCGTTGTAGTGCGGGCGGGTGTGACTGTCGGGCGAGTGGATCACCGTGTTTGCCCAGCCATAGCCTTGATCGAACGTGTCCCGTTCAAAATGCCCGGCATATCGTCCCTTTACCGCTTCGGCGTTCATACGCGCCCGGTTGAGTTGGCTATATGCCCGTTGGCGCCATTGGCCGTGCGGCGATTTCAGCAGGTGCGTACGCAAGAAGGCCTCATACCCGCTGCCAGCATTCAGGCGCCGGACTATCTGTTTGACCCTCAGCGGAGTGAGGGCTGGGAGGGGCTGGTCGCCGTCAAGGTGTACGCGTGCGGTCAGCCAGTAATCGACATCGAACCAGGCAATATTGAGTAGTGCCAGTTCGTCAAGGCGATAAGTGTGCTTGACCAGTTCGATGCCTTCGCCAGCCTGCGGTCTGCTGGCGACAGGTATGTAGGAGCTGATGGACAGTATGTTGAAAGTCGGGCCAGTCTGGCGTGCCATGGTCACGCTGATTGAAATGTCTTGTGCGGGGGTATCGATGCCGGGGTCACGCCGTAAGAACTCGCCTATGCGCTCGCGTACCCAGGCCAGCAACGAGTGGCGTTGATTGAACTGCTCAAGGGTAGGTATGCCTGAGGCGGCAGTAGCTTCGAGGGCTGCTACATGTTCCTGCATCGCTTGCATGATGTGTGCAACGCCTGTTACCGGGGTAGTACGCAGCCAGTTGGGCAGGTGTTTTTCCAGCAAAAGGCCGTAGCGGTTGGCCAAGAGTCCTTTGCTACTGACTTCGGGTTGCAGGTTCAAGGCCGTTGCGAGGGTATTGTCGAGTTGCTCGATACTGCGCTGCTGGCCAGTTTTCCACGCATGTTGCCAGGTATATGAAAGCCGTTTGATGTGAGCATCGCGCACGCTCATTGCCTGGGTCTGGGCGATATCCTCGGTGAACCAGTCATAACGCAGGCGCTCGGCTTCGTGTGCACGTTGCATGTCGTGAGGTTCGACTAACAGTGCAACGAGAGCATCACGTTCTTGCGGGTTGTCGAGGCGCTCGCAGAGCTCCAGGTGCAGGTCGGCGAGAGTGTCGAATGCTTCGATACCGTGCCCGACGCTGTACAGAATGCTCCTGCCTACGGCCTCCTGGGGCGCGATCAGCCCTTCAGGGCCGTGCTCGGTGAGGACCAGCACGCCATGCAGATGGCTGCGCCAGTTCGGCGCGGTGGCAGACAGTAGCGGTCGATATACCTGGGGGCGGGCCGTGGCGGGCAAGTGCTGGCGTTGCCACGGGTGGGGATATTCGATACAGGTCTTGAGCAATAGACGATGTTCTGCAGACAAAGTCTCGTCGGATGTGCGCAGGCGCGCCTCAATATCCAGGTAATCTCGCAGCAGCGAGGCCAGCCGCACCACGCGCGTCAGGCCCCGGCGGTCACGCTCCTGCCAATAAGTCTGTAGCCGCGCATGCGGGTCCTGGCGGATCGTCGAGCAAAAATTGCCAATGTGAGTAGCGAAGTCGTTGGGCAGCCTGAGTTGGGGGTGGTCTTTGAGCTGCGGTTGGCTACCGGCTGGCAGCTTGAATGTGCCGCCGTCGAATAGATGAAAGCCGACCAGTTCGAGCAGGCTGAAACGGTCAAAACGCAACGTTCGGGCAGTGATGGTCATGCCGGGGAACAGCTCTGCCAAGCGCAGGTCGAGGCTGAGCTCGATGCCCTGAAGCGGTGGCAGCAGTGCCTGTAGTTGAGCATCTAGCGCCTGGAGTTGTAGCAGCGGTGTCATGGTCCGTTTCCTGGTGTGAAAACGGAGCATGCTGCGCCCACCGTGCCGGTCGGCTGCGTTAGCCTGTTACCTCATTTTCGGCACAGGGCGCGCACCGCCAACCCCGCCGGGACGCCCAGGCCGAGCCAGGCCAGGCTGTCCAACCAACCGTCACCGAGCAGGGCGGCGAACAAGCCTGTGGCGCCCAGAGCGGCAATCAGGACAGGCCAGGCGAAAATGCGCCTGGCCGGCTGCGATCTGTGGCTCATACGCGGGTCCCTCTGCTTTTGCGCTGTTTGTCCCACCACAGGTACAGGCCGCTGCCGAGCACGATGATGGTCAGCAGGTCCAAGGTTGCCCACAAGATCTGCATCGGTCGCCCGCCGTAATCACCGAAGTGCAGGGGCTGTGAAAGGCCCATGGCGTCCATGTACCACGGCCGTTCGCCAACGGCGGTCACTTGCAGGGTTTGCGCATCGATCAGCACCGGTGTGAGCAGGTGCGAGGTCAGGTGCGTGGCGCCTTTCATGAACACGGCGTAGTGGTGCTCGCTGGAGAAGCGGGTGCCGGGGAAGGCGATGAAATCAGGGCGCATGCCGGGCGCTGCCCGTTCGGCGATCTCCAGCAGATGCGTGGCTGGCGCGCGCTGGCTTAGCGGCGGGGCGTCGCGGTAGGGCGCGACCATGGCGGCCAGGCTGTC from Pseudomonas putida encodes:
- a CDS encoding lipopolysaccharide kinase InaA family protein, with protein sequence MASWTLAPGYEHLASDFGSLDAVFALKGEHLTRDPLSEVIRIERDGVNYYVKRYTGAGKHMRRYLGRPRIKAEWQNLKQFAKWEIPTAEVVAWGLERKGLAFGRGAMITRELPRTEDLSALAERNDPRLADRVWVDKLSRQLARHTRVMHEHRFAHNDLKWRNLLVDDLGTLFFIDCPTGDFWRGFMWRHRMIKDLACLDKVAKYHLSATQRLRFYLQYRGRQRLNVRDKRRIRQVLSFFEGRE
- a CDS encoding dermonecrotic toxin domain-containing protein, which gives rise to MTPLLQLQALDAQLQALLPPLQGIELSLDLRLAELFPGMTITARTLRFDRFSLLELVGFHLFDGGTFKLPAGSQPQLKDHPQLRLPNDFATHIGNFCSTIRQDPHARLQTYWQERDRRGLTRVVRLASLLRDYLDIEARLRTSDETLSAEHRLLLKTCIEYPHPWQRQHLPATARPQVYRPLLSATAPNWRSHLHGVLVLTEHGPEGLIAPQEAVGRSILYSVGHGIEAFDTLADLHLELCERLDNPQERDALVALLVEPHDMQRAHEAERLRYDWFTEDIAQTQAMSVRDAHIKRLSYTWQHAWKTGQQRSIEQLDNTLATALNLQPEVSSKGLLANRYGLLLEKHLPNWLRTTPVTGVAHIMQAMQEHVAALEATAASGIPTLEQFNQRHSLLAWVRERIGEFLRRDPGIDTPAQDISISVTMARQTGPTFNILSISSYIPVASRPQAGEGIELVKHTYRLDELALLNIAWFDVDYWLTARVHLDGDQPLPALTPLRVKQIVRRLNAGSGYEAFLRTHLLKSPHGQWRQRAYSQLNRARMNAEAVKGRYAGHFERDTFDQGYGWANTVIHSPDSHTRPHYNEQQVIARQILIHGETVQGVFLLVSPENTHRIVAYCPDAPDRRPWREYRNTRALVRALRSDAQLRNYVIQRLPLGNAKALEKRLAKGRLSSYIELQTITGNLYHRLYRAEVQALIAQTNASTRSNEELLGEFSVNVLRLLLDIVTLVLPHAGTIALAFGRMGISIWDGFEAFERDDHDAALHHAVAALGHATAGLNDMAGSGLMRRVMRGLPKPPPVPLPPHYEAVTEAAKLRYKIDGLHGEAVYEQASPGTGLSQYYVKDNLGRLYNVSFDGTRWRAIDPDMPNAYLKLPIKRCLDGSWVIDSPFLWYDGLPDIQQLLDDCRLASPRQGSPDEDDANLLQDNTLSYVLLGTHQLPVRRHLLAGHYHLILPEQLRGTVPAWAVLRRRDDEWRIRVRQTGRSSNWLTLPSAYSDNRGSS
- a CDS encoding lipopolysaccharide kinase InaA family protein; this translates as MRLSELKAAGRSPSLPLSITLADAAGTADLQLFSLLRVLPGQRYVGAGIWRGTPVLAKLLVGGNAARHFQRELDGVKLLAKEGLTTPQLLADGLKEGEGGWLLFEFLDGAESLADAWAAVEDLPVLADEQHLVLGEALTAVAQMHAQGLWQEDLHLDNLLRHDGKLYLIDGAGIKAETPGQQLSRPRVLENLGVFFAQLPKRLEPFIEELLVHYLLANAEHALPLEALQKQVDKVRSWRQKDYLEKAGRECSLFSVERSLSGLRAIRRNEVDAMLPVLEQADELIDKGHLYKTGGAASVARIEVNGRKLVLKRYNIKNTAHWFKRFWRPSRAWHSWIEGHRLEFLDIATPKPLAVLEQRVMGLRSRAFLVTEYADGPDLTACFAPYVENGDAPEEQVDALVHLMQQLIRERISHGDFKGHNLFWQNGQWSLIDLDAMCQHATQLSLAPAYARDRARLLRNWPKNSALYQRLDQLLPRLSE
- a CDS encoding lipopolysaccharide kinase InaA family protein, which gives rise to MTDYLASADLALLKRHGLNDFEALWALQLDAVDEPNTGRGGWSSVYRLELEGKGYYLKRQSDYLTRTLHRPFGEPTFAREFRNISRYQKLHIPALQAVFYGERKHKGQHRAILMTRALDEWSDLEGLLAQWPQLAEGAQAGILKACGQLARTLHGAGQVHGCFYPKHIFLRQRREGWDAQLIDLEKTRPLLFGMRDRLRDLEPLLRRAPAWGEADVRQLLAAYLQQPADSALVGTWLQRLTQRRREKEAR